From one Candidatus Methanoplasma termitum genomic stretch:
- a CDS encoding 4Fe-4S dicluster domain-containing protein, whose amino-acid sequence MKKIVSEFTEELAANGGSSVTSCFQCGTCTLKCPSAKMMTPLRPGNIMRASQLGLKDEAICDALWQCTTCYTCVEWCPCNVQVVDVITALRNMVVANGDMYENHKKVAQSLIKNGHTVENNDKIRALRKNLGLPENPETVMDDKAAKADFDKVIKLTKFAKLVD is encoded by the coding sequence ATGAAAAAAATTGTATCGGAATTCACAGAGGAACTAGCAGCCAATGGCGGATCTAGCGTCACGTCGTGCTTCCAGTGCGGAACGTGTACACTTAAATGTCCGTCTGCAAAGATGATGACCCCGTTACGACCCGGAAATATCATGAGAGCATCTCAGCTCGGACTGAAAGACGAAGCGATATGCGATGCTCTGTGGCAGTGCACCACGTGTTACACATGCGTGGAGTGGTGCCCGTGTAACGTTCAGGTAGTCGATGTCATCACTGCGCTGAGGAACATGGTGGTTGCCAATGGGGACATGTACGAAAATCACAAAAAAGTTGCTCAGAGCCTGATAAAGAACGGCCATACTGTCGAGAACAACGATAAGATCAGGGCGCTCAGGAAGAATCTCGGGCTCCCGGAGAACCCGGAGACGGTGATGGACGACAAGGCGGCGAAAGCAGACTTCGACAAAGTGATCAAATTAACAAAATTCGCTAAGTTGGTGGACTGA
- the hdrB gene encoding CoB--CoM heterodisulfide reductase subunit B: protein MKKYAFFLGCIAPLRYPGIEKSTREVFKALGVELVDMKGANCCPAPGVIKSFSRATWLAAAARNLALAEKEGLDIITVCNGCYGSLFDAAHELHEDKDMLDEVNKILAEIGLKYSGETKVRHFAEVLYKDVGIEKIKKAVKKPADYNVAAFYGCHFLKPSKLKQLDDSENPVILDELIEAVGAKSVLRKQKAKPICCGAGGGLRSQFGDTALKFTRTNLEIMKNGGAEMIVDVCPFCHLQFDSGQKDSGYSFPVLHLSQLYGLAMGMNAKNLGLDAHITPVKL, encoded by the coding sequence ATGAAAAAATATGCGTTTTTCCTAGGATGCATCGCACCTCTCAGATACCCCGGCATCGAGAAGTCGACTCGAGAGGTGTTCAAGGCGCTCGGGGTCGAACTGGTGGATATGAAGGGCGCGAACTGCTGCCCTGCCCCAGGCGTGATAAAATCGTTCAGCAGGGCAACGTGGCTGGCCGCGGCCGCAAGGAACCTCGCACTCGCCGAGAAAGAAGGATTGGATATAATCACCGTGTGCAACGGCTGCTACGGTTCATTATTCGACGCCGCACACGAGCTGCACGAGGACAAAGATATGTTGGATGAAGTGAACAAGATCCTCGCTGAAATAGGATTGAAATACAGCGGCGAAACAAAAGTGAGACATTTCGCCGAAGTTCTGTACAAGGATGTCGGCATCGAGAAGATCAAAAAAGCGGTGAAAAAGCCGGCCGACTACAACGTGGCGGCGTTCTACGGATGCCACTTCCTGAAACCGAGTAAATTGAAACAACTAGATGATTCGGAGAACCCCGTCATCCTGGACGAGCTTATCGAGGCGGTAGGCGCTAAAAGCGTGCTCAGAAAACAGAAGGCCAAACCCATATGCTGCGGTGCCGGAGGAGGTCTCAGATCGCAGTTCGGTGACACGGCATTGAAGTTCACCAGAACGAACTTGGAGATAATGAAGAACGGCGGTGCCGAAATGATAGTCGACGTGTGCCCCTTCTGTCACCTGCAATTCGATTCGGGCCAGAAAGACAGCGGATACTCATTCCCTGTGCTCCATCTGTCGCAGCTATACGGCTTGGCAATGGGGATGAATGCAAAGAACCTCGGCTTGGATGCGCACATCACGCCGGTCAAACTTTAA